A genomic segment from Paramixta manurensis encodes:
- the murB gene encoding UDP-N-acetylmuramate dehydrogenase, whose amino-acid sequence MTSQHPSLKPFNTLGIDAVADQIVIAESPATLYQEWQRCQQQRQPFLLLGEGSNVLFLEDYRGTVVINRLKGIKVEEREEAWHLQVGAGENWHHLVEYTLKNGFSGLENLALIPGCVGSAPIQNIGAYGVELKDVCEYVDVINLGDGEVFRLQAAECQFGYRDSIFKHAYREGYAIIAVGMVLAKHWQPVMTYGELAQLDPQTVTPQQIFDGVCRMRRSKLPDPNVTGNVGSFFKNPIVSADKADEICRHYPQAPRYPQPGGEIKLAAGWLIEQCQLKGHRIGGAAVHRQQALVLINEENATGQDIVALAHEVRQRVGDKFAVWLEPEVRFIGATGEKDAVEVIA is encoded by the coding sequence ATGACCAGCCAGCACCCCTCTTTGAAACCCTTTAATACATTAGGCATTGATGCCGTTGCCGATCAAATTGTTATCGCGGAATCTCCCGCGACGTTATATCAGGAGTGGCAACGCTGCCAGCAACAACGTCAGCCATTCCTTTTGTTGGGCGAAGGTAGCAATGTTCTGTTCCTTGAGGATTATCGCGGAACAGTGGTGATTAATCGCCTGAAAGGCATCAAAGTAGAAGAACGCGAAGAGGCTTGGCATTTGCAGGTTGGCGCGGGTGAGAATTGGCACCACTTAGTCGAATATACGCTAAAAAATGGTTTCTCCGGTCTGGAAAACCTCGCCCTGATCCCCGGTTGTGTCGGCTCCGCACCCATCCAGAATATTGGCGCATACGGCGTTGAATTAAAAGATGTCTGCGAATACGTCGATGTCATAAACCTTGGCGATGGGGAGGTCTTCCGCCTGCAGGCAGCCGAATGCCAGTTTGGTTATCGTGATAGCATATTTAAACACGCGTACCGCGAGGGCTATGCGATTATCGCCGTAGGCATGGTGCTGGCGAAACATTGGCAACCGGTGATGACCTATGGGGAACTGGCGCAGCTAGATCCTCAGACAGTGACCCCACAACAAATCTTCGATGGCGTCTGCCGCATGCGCCGTAGCAAGCTCCCCGACCCGAATGTTACCGGCAATGTTGGGAGTTTCTTCAAAAATCCCATTGTTAGCGCCGATAAAGCGGATGAAATCTGCCGTCATTATCCTCAGGCACCGCGCTATCCTCAGCCGGGAGGAGAAATAAAACTGGCGGCGGGCTGGCTTATCGAGCAGTGCCAACTGAAAGGGCACCGTATCGGCGGCGCTGCGGTACATCGCCAGCAGGCTTTGGTCTTAATTAACGAAGAGAACGCGACCGGGCAAGACATTGTGGCATTAGCGCATGAGGTCCGGCAGCGCGTAGGGGATAAGTTCGCAGTCTGGCTGGAGCCGGAAGTGCGTTTTATCGGTGCCACGGGCGAAAAGGATGCCGTAGAGGTTATTGCATGA
- the coaA gene encoding type I pantothenate kinase, whose amino-acid sequence MSKKDSLLTTPYLQFDRNQWAALRNSVPMTLTEEEIARLKGINEDLSLEEVAEIYLPLSRLLDFYISSNLRRQAVLEQFLGTDGQKIPYIISIAGSVAVGKSTTARVLQALLSRWPERRRVELITTDGFLHPNAVLKERDLMKKKGFPQSYDMHRLVNFVSDIKSGVSQVTAPVYSHLIYDVVPDGDKIVQQPDILILEGLNVLQSGMDYPHDPHHVFVSDFVDFSIYVDAPEALLENWYINRFLKFRQGAFTDPDSYFHHYAKLTEDEAVNTAQKLWKEINWLNLKQNILPTRERASLILTKSANHAVECIRLRK is encoded by the coding sequence ATGAGTAAAAAAGATTCTTTATTGACGACGCCTTATCTGCAATTCGATCGAAATCAATGGGCAGCGTTACGTAATTCGGTTCCGATGACGCTGACAGAAGAAGAGATTGCGCGTCTGAAAGGCATTAATGAAGACCTTTCTCTCGAAGAAGTGGCTGAAATCTATCTGCCACTCTCCCGTTTATTGGATTTTTATATCAGTTCGAATTTACGTCGTCAGGCGGTGCTGGAACAGTTTTTAGGCACTGATGGCCAAAAAATTCCCTATATTATCAGCATCGCGGGCAGCGTTGCGGTAGGGAAAAGCACCACCGCGCGCGTGTTGCAAGCACTGTTAAGCCGCTGGCCGGAGCGACGTCGCGTTGAGTTGATTACCACTGATGGCTTTCTTCACCCCAATGCGGTATTGAAAGAACGCGATCTGATGAAGAAGAAAGGCTTTCCCCAGTCTTACGATATGCATCGCCTGGTCAATTTCGTCTCTGATATAAAATCAGGCGTCTCGCAGGTTACCGCGCCGGTTTATTCTCATCTTATTTATGATGTGGTCCCGGATGGCGATAAGATTGTTCAGCAGCCGGATATTTTGATCCTGGAAGGTCTTAACGTATTACAAAGCGGAATGGATTATCCTCACGATCCTCATCATGTTTTTGTTTCCGACTTCGTTGATTTCTCTATTTATGTTGATGCTCCGGAAGCATTATTAGAAAACTGGTATATCAATCGCTTTTTAAAATTCCGTCAGGGCGCATTTACCGATCCGGACTCCTATTTCCATCACTATGCAAAGCTCACGGAAGACGAAGCGGTAAACACCGCGCAGAAGTTATGGAAGGAAATTAACTGGCTGAATTTAAAACAAAATATTTTACCGACCCGAGAAAGGGCGAGCCTGATCCTAACCAAAAGCGCTAATCATGCCGTTGAGTGTATTAGGTTAAGAAAATAG
- the tuf gene encoding elongation factor Tu, with amino-acid sequence MSKEKFERSKPHVNVGTIGHVDHGKTTLTAAITTVLAKTYGGSARAFDQIDNAPEEKARGITINTSHVEYDTPTRHYAHVDCPGHADYVKNMITGAAQMDGAILVVAATDGPMPQTREHILLGRQVGVPYIIVFLNKCDMVDDEELLELVEMEVRDLLTQYDFPGDDTPIVHGSALKALEGDAEWEAKIIELAGHLDNYIPEPERAIDKPFLLPIEDVFSISGRGTVVTGRVERGIIKVGEEVEIVGIKDTAKSTCTGVEMFRKLLDEGRAGENVGVLLRGIKREEIERGQVLAKPGSIKPHTKFESEVYILSKEEGGRHTPFFKGYRPQFYFRTTDVTGTIELPEGVEMVMPGDNIKMVVTLIHPIAMDDGLRFAIREGGRTVGAGVVAKVMA; translated from the coding sequence ATGTCTAAAGAAAAATTTGAACGTTCAAAACCGCACGTCAACGTCGGTACTATCGGCCACGTTGACCACGGTAAAACTACCCTGACCGCAGCTATCACCACCGTTCTGGCGAAAACCTACGGCGGTTCTGCGCGCGCATTCGATCAGATCGATAACGCGCCGGAAGAAAAAGCACGTGGTATCACCATCAACACCTCTCACGTAGAGTACGACACCCCGACTCGTCACTATGCACACGTTGACTGCCCGGGCCACGCCGACTACGTGAAAAACATGATCACCGGTGCTGCGCAGATGGACGGCGCGATCCTGGTTGTTGCTGCGACTGACGGCCCGATGCCGCAGACCCGTGAGCACATCCTGCTGGGTCGTCAGGTTGGCGTTCCTTACATCATCGTGTTCCTGAACAAATGTGACATGGTTGATGACGAAGAGCTGCTGGAACTGGTTGAGATGGAAGTTCGCGATCTGCTGACCCAGTACGATTTCCCGGGCGACGACACGCCGATCGTTCACGGTTCAGCACTGAAAGCGCTGGAAGGCGACGCCGAGTGGGAAGCGAAAATCATCGAACTGGCCGGTCACCTGGATAACTACATCCCGGAACCAGAGCGTGCAATTGACAAGCCGTTCCTGCTGCCAATCGAAGACGTATTCTCCATCTCCGGTCGTGGTACCGTTGTTACCGGTCGTGTAGAGCGCGGTATCATCAAAGTGGGTGAAGAAGTTGAAATCGTGGGCATCAAAGACACCGCGAAATCAACCTGTACCGGCGTTGAAATGTTCCGCAAACTGCTGGACGAAGGCCGCGCGGGTGAGAACGTTGGTGTTCTGCTGCGTGGTATCAAACGTGAAGAAATCGAACGTGGTCAGGTACTGGCGAAGCCGGGTTCAATCAAGCCGCACACCAAGTTCGAATCAGAAGTTTATATTCTGTCCAAAGAAGAAGGCGGCCGTCATACCCCGTTCTTCAAAGGCTACCGTCCGCAGTTCTACTTCCGTACTACTGACGTGACGGGCACCATCGAACTGCCGGAAGGCGTAGAGATGGTAATGCCGGGCGACAACATCAAAATGGTTGTTACCCTGATTCACCCGATCGCAATGGACGACGGTCTGCGTTTCGCAATCCGCGAAGGTGGCCGTACCGTTGGTGCCGGTGTTGTTGCTAAAGTTATGGCTTAA
- the murI gene encoding glutamate racemase, which produces MAIKLQDGSISSAELTASNLRPTVLVFDSGVGGLSVYDEIRQLLPDLHYLYAFDNVAFPYGEKTEAFIVERVVQIVEAVVQRYPLSLVVVACNTASTVTLPALRERFDFPVVGVVPAIKPAARLTRNGIVGLLATRATVRRPYTHELVERFASECKTEMLGSAELVELAEAKLHGQSVSLEAVTRILQPWLRMSEPPDTVVLGCTHFPLLSEELQQVLPEGTRLIDSGAAIARRIAWLLEHESPKIYSAEDNIALCMDITEETAQLLPVLQRYGFGKLEKLPL; this is translated from the coding sequence ATGGCTATCAAACTCCAGGACGGGAGTATTTCCTCAGCGGAACTTACAGCTTCTAACTTGCGCCCCACCGTGCTGGTTTTTGATTCCGGCGTAGGTGGGCTTTCTGTTTATGATGAGATCCGGCAATTGCTGCCGGATCTTCATTATCTCTATGCCTTCGATAATGTGGCATTTCCTTACGGCGAAAAAACCGAAGCATTTATCGTAGAACGCGTGGTGCAGATTGTTGAGGCGGTGGTACAGCGCTATCCACTTTCTCTGGTGGTTGTCGCCTGTAATACCGCCAGCACTGTCACACTACCCGCTTTGCGCGAGCGGTTTGATTTCCCGGTGGTGGGGGTGGTGCCTGCGATTAAGCCCGCCGCGCGGTTAACGCGCAATGGCATTGTTGGGTTGCTGGCAACGCGTGCTACGGTGCGCCGTCCTTATACACATGAATTAGTTGAGCGTTTTGCCAGTGAATGCAAAACCGAAATGCTGGGTTCAGCAGAATTAGTGGAGTTAGCTGAAGCGAAGCTTCATGGGCAGAGCGTATCTTTGGAGGCGGTTACACGGATTCTACAGCCTTGGCTGCGGATGAGCGAACCGCCCGATACGGTGGTGCTGGGTTGTACGCACTTTCCCTTGTTGAGCGAAGAGCTTCAGCAGGTGTTGCCGGAAGGGACGCGTTTAATTGATTCCGGCGCGGCTATTGCGCGTCGCATCGCCTGGCTATTGGAGCATGAGTCTCCGAAAATTTATTCCGCGGAAGATAATATTGCGCTCTGTATGGATATTACCGAAGAGACCGCACAATTATTGCCCGTTTTACAACGATATGGCTTCGGAAAGTTGGAAAAATTGCCACTTTGA
- the secE gene encoding preprotein translocase subunit SecE — MSANTEAQGSGRGLEAIKWLVVAVLLIAAIVGNYYYRDVTLPLRALAVVIVIAAAGGIALLTTKGKATVAFAREARTEVRKVIWPTRQETLHTTLIVAAVTAVMSLILWGLDGILVRLVSFITGLRF; from the coding sequence ATGAGTGCTAATACCGAAGCTCAAGGGAGCGGGCGCGGCCTGGAAGCGATAAAGTGGCTGGTAGTTGCTGTATTATTAATCGCGGCGATTGTCGGTAATTACTATTATCGCGATGTTACATTGCCGCTTCGTGCGCTGGCTGTCGTTATCGTGATTGCGGCGGCAGGTGGCATAGCGCTGCTGACGACCAAAGGAAAAGCGACCGTGGCTTTTGCTCGTGAGGCAAGAACTGAAGTCCGTAAAGTCATTTGGCCGACTCGTCAGGAAACGTTGCACACCACGTTAATCGTTGCCGCGGTAACCGCCGTGATGTCACTGATTTTGTGGGGGCTGGATGGTATTCTGGTCCGTCTGGTATCGTTTATCACTGGCCTGAGGTTCTGA
- the birA gene encoding bifunctional biotin--[acetyl-CoA-carboxylase] ligase/biotin operon repressor BirA, which yields MKDNTVPLTLVSILADGEFHSGEQLGETLGMSRAAINKHIQTLKDWGLDIYTVTGKGYSLAAPIQLLNEENIVSQLNAPRLAVIPVIDSTNQYLLERMDSLQSGDACVAEYQQAGRGRRGRQWFSPFGSNLYLSMYWRLEQGPAAAMGLSLVIGIVMAEVLQAMGAADVRVKWPNDLYLNDRKLAGILVELTGKTGDAAQIVIGAGINLAMRSPDVSVVNQGWINLQEAGIEIDRNALAATLINKLRFALPEFEREGLAPFINRWSALDNFINRPVKLIIGSREINGIARGIDQQGGLLLEQDGQVKSWVGGEISLRPQT from the coding sequence ATGAAAGACAATACTGTTCCACTCACTTTAGTCTCTATCCTCGCCGACGGGGAGTTTCATTCAGGTGAACAACTGGGCGAAACATTAGGGATGAGCCGGGCTGCAATCAACAAGCATATCCAAACATTAAAAGACTGGGGGCTTGATATCTACACGGTAACCGGGAAGGGATACAGCCTGGCCGCGCCGATCCAACTGCTGAATGAAGAAAACATAGTGAGTCAGCTGAATGCGCCGCGCCTGGCTGTCATTCCGGTCATTGACTCCACCAATCAATATTTACTTGAACGGATGGATTCTCTGCAATCTGGCGATGCCTGTGTTGCAGAATACCAGCAGGCCGGGCGCGGGCGTCGCGGCCGCCAGTGGTTTTCTCCCTTTGGCTCTAACCTCTATCTTTCAATGTACTGGCGTCTTGAGCAGGGTCCGGCAGCTGCGATGGGGCTGAGCCTGGTGATCGGTATTGTCATGGCTGAGGTTTTACAGGCAATGGGCGCTGCAGATGTCCGGGTTAAGTGGCCAAATGATTTATACCTCAACGACCGTAAGCTGGCAGGCATCTTAGTTGAATTAACCGGTAAGACCGGCGATGCAGCGCAAATCGTTATTGGCGCCGGGATCAATCTCGCTATGCGTTCGCCGGACGTCTCGGTTGTTAATCAGGGTTGGATCAATCTTCAAGAAGCGGGGATCGAAATCGATCGTAACGCATTGGCGGCTACGCTGATCAATAAATTACGCTTTGCGCTGCCAGAGTTTGAACGTGAAGGCCTGGCGCCATTTATTAACCGCTGGTCAGCATTGGATAACTTTATCAACCGTCCGGTTAAGTTGATCATTGGGAGTCGGGAAATTAACGGTATTGCACGCGGTATTGACCAACAAGGTGGTTTATTACTTGAGCAGGATGGACAGGTAAAATCATGGGTGGGTGGGGAAATATCGTTGCGACCGCAAACGTAA